The Longimicrobiales bacterium genome segment CTGGCGGATGCGAACGGCAATCCTGTCACGGGTCTCACTGATGCCGACTTCACGGTGACTCTCACGGGAAGCGGGCAGGCGAGCACCGTGAGCCCCGGCGGCACACCTGGCACCTACACGTTTACCGTCACGGATCCGGTGCCCGAGACTGTCACGGTGACTGTGACGGCTGACGGCGTGCAGCTGGCGCAGCAGCCGACGATCACCTTCGTTGCAACGGGAGCCAGTCCCTCGCTGAGCACGGTGGTGGCCAGTCCGACATCCGGCGTCACCGCCGACGGTGTCGCGTCATCGATCGTGACCGTATCTGTGCGTGACGCCAACAATAACCGCATGAGTGGCCTCACCAGCGCGGATTTCAGTATTACCGTGAGCGGCAGCGGAACCTACGGCGCCGTGACGCAGAAGTCGGGACCGCCTGGTGTGTTCGAGTTCCCGGTTACGGACACCGTGGCGGAGACGGTGACAGTGAGGGTGACCGTGCGCGGCGTACAGCTGACTCAGCAGCCGACGATCACGTTCAACTGAGGCAACGAAAAAACGCCGGGGCTCGTCAGAACCCCGGCGTTTTTCGCAGTCACCTCAGGTGCGTGCCGGACCGCCAGACTCTAGAAAACACCCGCCCGCCGGCCCATCCAGAAAATTGCACCCAGGCTCGATATTACACCCAACACGGTCCTGACCTGGGTAAACCGGCTCGTCTTCTGGTCGACGAAGATGGCATCGCCTGCATTGATGCTCAGCTGATCGAGTGTACGGCCCTCACGGATCGCTTCGCGCACCTGATCCCGATCCCAGATCACTTCGCCGCCCCGCTCGACACGGATCCTGTCCAGATCACCAGCGCCCGCCACGCCGCCGGCGGCCATGAGGGCTTCACTGAACAGCATGTCAGAGGGCAGCATGTAGAACCCCGGCTTGCCCACCGCGCCCATGACCTCGAGTCGCACGAGTGAGCGGGCATGCACGACCGGATTGCGAATGAACCGTTCAATGAACTTCTGCATGTGCGGCTGGAGCTCCGAACGCAGCACGCCGTCGAGTGGCACCTCGGTCGGCGTCAGTGCCAGACCGGGCAGCACGACGATGCGGCCCGCCACCACGTTGAACGTGTTCGTCAGGTTGGCGTGTCCCTCGACGATCAGTTCAATGCGGTCCCCCACACGGAGATCGCCTTCGCTCAGCCGCTGACGGATCAGGGCCGCTTCGGCCTCTGCCCGCTGGCGCAGCTTGCCGCTGTACGAGGACGACGTCGCCATGGTCTCGTATTCCGTGAGCAGCGCCTCGAGCTCCGGCCGCGTCAGCTGAAGCCCGGTCGGGTCCCACGCGCCCGCACCGCTCTGCGGCGGCGCAGTCTGTGCTGAAGCCGTCGCGGCTGTGAGCGCGGTAAGGAGAACGATCTGGAGAGTGCGCAACTTCATGATGACCCGTGTCTGGCTGCCGCCCCGGAGCGTCCGATGCGGCGGTGATGCTGCGCCGTGGCGATTACTCTCGT includes the following:
- a CDS encoding SLBB domain-containing protein yields the protein MKLRTLQIVLLTALTAATASAQTAPPQSGAGAWDPTGLQLTRPELEALLTEYETMATSSSYSGKLRQRAEAEAALIRQRLSEGDLRVGDRIELIVEGHANLTNTFNVVAGRIVVLPGLALTPTEVPLDGVLRSELQPHMQKFIERFIRNPVVHARSLVRLEVMGAVGKPGFYMLPSDMLFSEALMAAGGVAGAGDLDRIRVERGGEVIWDRDQVREAIREGRTLDQLSINAGDAIFVDQKTSRFTQVRTVLGVISSLGAIFWMGRRAGVF